The sequence agaagagataatcagtgcaGTCAATGTATACTAAAATAGATGAATTTCAGATAATTAagctttacaaaaaataaaacacaaaaaaaacccttttaAATTTAGCCTTGTATATTTGCTACAGCATGGTGCTAACAATGCCAGGGTCATGGGTTTAATTCCCAGGAAACACACAGAGGGGAGAAGTACCGGTTAGTTGCTTCAGAACTTACAGTTAAGCCCCCCGTCAGCAAGTTATGAAAACAGTAGGAGAACCAATAAAACGGAAGGGGTAGAAATGGTGCTCGTGCAGTCTTTATAGTCCAAAGTGTGAGACTGTCACATCCCATTTCTGCTGTCAAAATGCTGGTGTTTGAATGTGACTTTCGTTTCTGGGAGAGCTAGTTTCCACTGGTTTTTACTGTCTCTGCCTAAATGAGTCCATGTCAAACCTTGTCTAAGCAGCTCTCTTGGGACTCTTCTCAGCCCACAGTCTGTGATCTTCTTTAGAGGCAAATGGGAGGGAGGTATAAATTCCTCTCATATATTTCCCCTCCTCAGACCATAATGAACAAGTAAGAATTAAGCACACGCATTTAAGAAAATCCCcagaaaataaaagtttgaatgtttttttttccttgaaaaaATAAGAAGAAAGTAGGTGCAAAGTTATCGGCGAGGCCCTTTGGCTGAAGCTCATGTTGTCATCCCTGAGGAAGCTTTAGACACACAGAGCTCTGGGAATCCTGCAATACAGAGTAAAAGAAACCATTTTAAAAGACAATTCTTCACTGAAATACAAGTAATACCTTGACGAAGAACACTGGAACATACTAACATGCTTACTTGTAATTGGTCCTACAAACCATCTCtgatataaaaagtataaaaatcacAATTGTTTTCTTCTGAGTCCTTATGGATTGTGTGGTCGAGCTCACCTGTCTTCCATGAAGCTGTCCACTTCCTCTTCGTCATCATCCAGCTCCATGTCCAACTCATTGTCAAGGCCACTGCAACCGTAACTACTAAGGACACTGAACAGAAGTAGATGAtgtttaaaacaacaacaactagtAAATAACTTTTCATGTACAGTGAGTGATTACTGACCTGACTGAGCGGCAAGTGAAGAATACAATGCGTTTAAGTTTCTTGTTGTAAAAGAGGTAGTTGAAGGACCACAGGCTGCCTTCCTCACCGAAGGGGTCAGAGTCAAGGTCTGGGTTGTAGCTACAAACAAAATAGCAAGGGCTTATTAAAATAGATGTACAGAACACATGTAAAggtttgaaaatgtttgttaaaACTACACCTCCATAACGGAGGGCAGGGGAGAACAAATTTCACACACCTATAGATGTCACAGCTCTGCAGGTTTATCTCTTGGTCAATGGCATTCCACAGTTCTGGGCCTAAAGTGTTAAACTGCTCCCCTACAGCAGAATAAAGGCTGCTGTTAACAGAGTCAGCCACCTGGAGGACACAAACAAGAGTGTTACGAAACAAAGCTagacacaaaagaaaaaaatcctaGTTTGTGAAAATTCAACCATATTGACAAtgaatagattaaaaaaaaattaagtttatGGGACCTTTTAAATCACAAACAAAGAAATGTGAACTACTTGaaactacataaaaaaaaaaaaaaaaaatgttagaccAAGAGAATTCCCCAAATGTTGTCCTAACTATTCAAACATAGTTGTCTGAACAAAAACTAACTGAAAATTTGCTTTATAAGAAATCTGTGAATGCCTTTACAAACTTATTGATAGAATGAAGACATCTACATTTAGtgagaaaacaaattaaaattgacaaaaagtagtTTTGCTTAAGACAATTATTAAGACCGTCACTGAGAGAACTTCAAAGTCTGAATGCATTATGttgctttaaatattttttaacaattcCATTTTTACTGTGCATCTAAAAACCTTTGTACCTGTTATATAATATCACACAGCAATTTATTCTTTACCCAAGCAGATATGTTATCATGACAGAATGGAAACCAGTCATACTAACCCAGTTAGCGCTGGGCTCTCGGCTGAACTCGTGGGCACGGGCGGCACTGAAGTCATAATCAGGCCGGAACGACTCGTTTAGGGTGGTGATAAGGTAGAACAAAGTCTTCCTGCAACACTTATCACTTAGAGGGTTCTCTCCATCCTCCCCACTCTTCCCCAATCTAAAAGAGAGTGCACGAGAGAGATTGTGTAGTGCAACCGTAATAGCTGAGGTGAAGTTTATGGTTGTGCGTTAAGGCTTACAGGTTAGGGCTCGGAGCGCTGCTGGACTGAGGGGGGGACAGAGCTTCCAGTACGTGTGGCTCCCCCTCCTGACAGAACTGCTTAAACATGTGCTTGTCATCACCAGCCATCTTGCACGAGTAACTCTCGATCCTACACATAGGAAAAgagaaaggaaaaaagaaagtgatTGACTTGATTCTTTGTTCATTCATACAATCattgcacacaaaaatattgCCATTTATAATATATTGCTTGGGTTTTACAAAAGATATCATAAACATTTTTGTATTGCAGTGTTTGTGACATCGGTGagattattttacttattaTGACCTTGACTGCTGGGCTTTTTAAACTgctatttttaagtaaaaatgtTACAAACGTAACTAAAGGGGGGAGGGCATGGGAATATCGTACGTGTTTATCTTTCTGGCTTATGCAAGAGAGGTTGTGAAACTTCAGACAGTCCCAGTAACGCTCCACAGACATGCTTATTTATAAGTGAAGGGCAAAGGCTATATCAGGACAGAGAGGAGAGTCATATGATTCGGGACACTATATCCAGCTTCCTTCAAGCAGTGTTGACGCTCCGCAAATCAgtggaagaaaaaaagaaaacagtggAGAACAAAGGTTGAACTGTCACAAACTGTAAAGTGTGTGGTTGCTGTGTGTAAAGATCAGTTTGAAGGAAGACACGCCACACCGAACTAGACAGTTTGAAAGTAGGGCAGTAACAAGATACTGATGGTGGTGACTGTTAGCAAAATAAAGACGATAACGTTACCAAGCCAAATGCATGGGTTACATGTACTTGACAATGCCACTGTGAGCACTATCGAGAGATGTATACTGGTATTGACATTTGTGCTCACATTTGATCTCTCAGTCTGAACTGTACTCTGGCATTTAATCATGTAACTGGATTAGTGCAAAGAAGCTGGCAGCTCATATGAAACTCAGCTGTGTTTACATGCACCCCTAAATAACCACACTGGTATGTGTTAGAGGACACTACAATCTGCGTCATGGCAACAACAATCACATCGCTATTCAGGGTATATCATCAGACCCCCTTGCACTTACATAACACCTTGACAAAGTGAATGAAACTACATTTCCAGGTTTAAACCCAACACCAAATTGCTTGAAGAAACGTGTTCCAATATTGAAAACCCAAATAAAACTGGTTCAATATTTCTATCCTGTGATAGTTCAAAACTACTGAAATATTAAGAGACGCACAAGTTGCTAAAACTATGCACTTTTGCACCTTTTTTATCATGGTGGGATAAGTATTGCTATCATTTGCGGCGGCAATAGTTCTGCAACTTCTGCACAGTGTGTCTATCAGATGCAGGTTTCTCACTGAGCCCAAACACACCAATGTCTTCAGAGTAAAAGCTAAGAAGCTGATGCACGTGAAGCTTCATTTGACACTACAATAACCACAGGAAGAACAAAAGCATACGTTTATGTTGATGTGTGACAGGATGTTCACCAGAACAGACAAATGAACTTAAacacaataaataattaaattgaccaatgaatttccatgactttttcTGTTGTTTGTAATTACTGTCTAagcattattaatattacagtGACTGCACTCAGAAAGAGCCATTTGTaaccaattaaatattttaaagcttGGCTTAAtcacaaaaccaaaaaaaaaaagtgtgttgtAGACatttacaagtttttaaaaGGCATAGTTCAAAAAAgataagaaaagaaagaaaagacaaTTCTGtattaatttactcaccttcattttgttccaaactttcattcatctttgaaacacaaatgaagataccCCAGACCCTCAAAGGTCATTATGAGattgtaaaagtaatgcatatgaattgagcggtttaatCTTCTGTCTAATCATCtatcaagtcttctgaagaaaTATGATTGATTTAAATGAACAGATTCAATTATTTTATTCCTATCTTTATAATGTTGATCAACGTACATACATGGAGAACATTGATTCATAAGGATTATTGTTACAATCtcttatgaattttttttttttaagagtgaaaGTTTAGGGTGaatggactttcaatggagggacagaactcgcattaaaaatatcctcatttgtgtttcaaagaacaaCAAACTTCTTATGAGTtcggaatgacatgagggtgagtaaaaaacTTTTCCCCCCTCTCTCCCTCTGATTTTGCAAAGCCTGCAACTCACTTTTTTCCCCCCCTTTATATTTCCCGttataaataaatcacaattctTGGTCTTATAATATGTTTAAAGAAAACAGAAACACTCGAGATTATTCTTGATGTTCATACCTGCCAAGGATGTGAGCGTCTCCAGTTTCAACACACAGCTGGGAGCTCAATGCCTCAAAACGGGAATTCTCTAAAAGCTTCATAACtggaaaataaaacacacacacacacacacacacacacatttaacatACCACGTATCTGTATTTCATTGTTTGTGAATAACCTTGaattcaaataatttattaatgcaACTAGTGGTATTGCGTTGCAAATGGAAACAGTTGGGTTCGTCTAGTGTTACTTATTAGCATACAAAGTTCATTGACTCCCGCTTTGTGCGTCATGTAAAAAAATCCATACGGACACATTCACATTAcatgaacaacaaaaaaacaccataTATAAAATTTCATTATTGCAACAAAAAATACGGATTATTTGTTGACTCCACATCTGAAAACGCCCATCTGACTGTCGTCCCCTCCCCCCCAACAACCCACTTCCTACTTTATAAATCGACCTGGGCGTATGGggtgaaaacaaaacaaaacaaaaaaataaccacAAGATTAAAGTAGGgacattttattgataaaataaTAGTTAACAGGATAACTGTAGATTATAAAAGAGCAAAGTGGTTTAGGTAAGAAATAAATTctattatttacattaaacAACATCCACTGAACTACGTTTGACGAACTGGGCTGTTAATATTGACCACATATAATCACAAAGTATCCTTTGTTATGCTTACCTTTTCTGTTGCACTGACACTTGCCGATTTAAAAATCTAGGCGAAAAAAAGCAGTGGAATCGGTTCACAGAAAGATCCGTTTACAGAGTTCTTGCCCAACTCAAAACACAATACAAGCTAAAATGACCTGGTGTCTACGCGCGGTGCGAGGCAGCAATAAAATACGTTACACAGTGCAAATTTAGTATATTTGAAAATGACTCGGTCGAGACTGACATATTCTGCAGGCGTTTTCTCTTATCGTAAAGCTTCTTATTTCGACTAAACGCAACATAAAATTCAGCGATTGTGTCGAGCTCCAAGACAGCAACTGCAGCAGCATCCCCTTATTTGACCTAGAACAAATGTATCTTCTGAAAACGAGATAAGCGTCGCTTTAAATGACGCGACTTAATCAAACGATGCTTATATTAGCACTTGTAGCCTATCGTTAACGATTATGCCTTCTGATTCTTGTATTATGGCCGTAAAAATCTCGAAAACATCTAACGACAGTCTCTTTATCCGAAAACAGTGTACAAAGCCACGCCTCTTAGCAGTCCGAGTCATTTCCGGTGATAATGACCACACCCACTTAAGGGTTTAGTAAAATAATATGAACACTTCTATTGGCTATTTAGTTTGTCAATTAAATGTACTAGTCATTCTATTGGTGAAATATTCACATAAATTTAAATCCAAAGAATGACAGGCCTTTTCTGAATTCTTTGTAAAGCGTTATTTTTTTGTCGAGCGAAAAAaagttatgttaaaaaaaaataataataacagattATTTAAGCATTGTATGCATAGATAGAATCTGTTATGATGTTTTGATAAAATGTTTACAGATGTTTGCTGAGTGGTAACTCAATCCTCCACTAGTGTTAAATGGTTAAAGTGTCTAAATGAGGCAGAAGATTTCTTACTAattctattatttattttaatgtgttttaaacAACACATATTTTCTCGGATtatcaaaatgaataaacaatacATTCCAAACTGTAAATGCAAAGATCAATTTGTAATTAAATCAAGTAACTGTTTTGTAGCCTTAGTTCTCActatgttaaaggattagttcacttcagaattaaaatttcctcataatttactcaccgccacatcatccaagatgttcatgtttttctttcttcagtcgaaaagaaattaaagccacaatatttaacatttttggattaaaatatccaaaaaccactagaacagtgttatatattttgttgacctgtgtacttacattatcccaaatatTTCCAAGAAGGTTTAAATAAGcgattttaaccaggacacggagcGTGTCTGtccgtcgcctatcaatgatatcatacccgcattaccctcggtttccggttttattttgtagaaaccatggaaacaccaaagatgcttttatatattacgtgttttattagacaggcaAGCAACTGTTTGGGATGGATGtattcatcaacagaaaacgaatcatgttatatagttttattgtttaaatctcgttttcttgatttacagcgagtaccatgttttaccatg is a genomic window of Megalobrama amblycephala isolate DHTTF-2021 linkage group LG3, ASM1881202v1, whole genome shotgun sequence containing:
- the maf1b gene encoding MAF1 homolog, negative regulator of RNA polymerase III b, with protein sequence MKLLENSRFEALSSQLCVETGDAHILGRIESYSCKMAGDDKHMFKQFCQEGEPHVLEALSPPQSSSAPSPNLLGKSGEDGENPLSDKCCRKTLFYLITTLNESFRPDYDFSAARAHEFSREPSANWVADSVNSSLYSAVGEQFNTLGPELWNAIDQEINLQSCDIYSYNPDLDSDPFGEEGSLWSFNYLFYNKKLKRIVFFTCRSVSVLSSYGCSGLDNELDMELDDDEEEVDSFMEDRIPRALCV